The following are from one region of the Capsicum annuum cultivar UCD-10X-F1 chromosome 1, UCD10Xv1.1, whole genome shotgun sequence genome:
- the LOC107838813 gene encoding protein N-terminal asparagine amidohydrolase isoform X3 — translation MIFVGGVSLSTHSSSSSCSQGHDILMDLMRHPVLVSASSAFNDVAERRFSASKDSNSSISRHNRWVYIFQREYATVDPALVDVVGTDEATTCVGLVMRNQKSGMTSVAHLDSPDVVDMGLSQMLAFVINQSSDAMLDVHLIGGFDDASPEHVNGITKSHGKLEGYSFPLCEKIVDSLAKSNMKFQIHTLHVLGHNTRRDSEGNAYPIFTGFLVETATGSILPANFDATTRCPDEVVRRIRVTASFEDCSWNGRLLETYDTQADQFVIAPCTWSMRKMHIALMLQNLSDQEILLMCSTSPSAEAPDFVDNQRSVTI, via the exons ATGATCTTCGTGGGTGGAGTTTCTTTATCTacacattcttcttcttcttcatgttctCAG GGACATGACATTCTGATGGATTTGATGAGGCATCCTGTTCTGGTATCTGCCTCGTCTGCATTTAATGATGTTGCAGAAAGGAGGTTCTCTGCTTCTAAAGACTCTAACTCTAGCATATCGAGACATAATAGATGGGTTTACATTTTCCAGAGAGAATATGCAACTGTGGATCCTGCACTTGTTGAT GTGGTTGGCACAGATGAAGCAACAACTTGCGTAGGCCTTGTCATGAGGAATCAAAAAAGTGGAAT GACATCTGTTGCTCACttggattcaccagatgttgttgaTATGGGCCTATCCCAGATGTTGGCTTTTGTTATCAATCAAAGCTCTGATGCCATGTTGGAT GTTCATCTAATTGGTGGTTTTGATGATGCTTCGCCTGAA CATGTTAATGGTATTACAAAAAGTCACGGAAAGTTGGAGGGCTATTCCTTTCCTTTGTGTGAGAAAATAGTTGACAGCCTGGCAAAGAGTAATATGAAGTTCCAGATTCACACTCTCCACGTTCTCGGGCACAATACAAGACGAGATTCTGAAGGAAATGCATACCCTATCTTCACTGGTTTCCTG GTGGAAACTGCCACTGGGTCTATTCTCCCAGCAAACTTTGACGCAACAACAAGATGTCCTGACGAAGTTGTTAGGAGAATACGAGTGACTGCATCGTTTGAGGACTGCAGTTGGAATGGGAGGTTACTAGAGACATATGATACGCAGGCTGACCAATTTGTGATTGCTCCGTGCACTTG GAGCATGCGCAAGATGCATATTGCCCTCATGCTACAGAATTTGTCTGACCAGGAAATCCTTCTTATGTGTTCCACCTCTCCTTCTGCCGAGGCTCCAGATTTTGTTGATAACCAAAGAAG TGTGACTATTTAA
- the LOC107838813 gene encoding protein N-terminal asparagine amidohydrolase isoform X1 — protein sequence MIFVGGVSLSTHSSSSSCSQGHDILMDLMRHPVLVSASSAFNDVAERRFSASKDSNSSISRHNRWVYIFQREYATVDPALVDVVGTDEATTCVGLVMRNQKSGMTSVAHLDSPDVVDMGLSQMLAFVINQSSDAMLDVHLIGGFDDASPEHVNGITKSHGKLEGYSFPLCEKIVDSLAKSNMKFQIHTLHVLGHNTRRDSEGNAYPIFTGFLVETATGSILPANFDATTRCPDEVVRRIRVTASFEDCSWNGRLLETYDTQADQFVIAPCTWSMRKMHIALMLQNLSDQEILLMCSTSPSAEAPDFVDNQRRQCDYLIQHPDWSETFPFKKPRIFRRMEDKSWVRHQTKFSSSSYAYAD from the exons ATGATCTTCGTGGGTGGAGTTTCTTTATCTacacattcttcttcttcttcatgttctCAG GGACATGACATTCTGATGGATTTGATGAGGCATCCTGTTCTGGTATCTGCCTCGTCTGCATTTAATGATGTTGCAGAAAGGAGGTTCTCTGCTTCTAAAGACTCTAACTCTAGCATATCGAGACATAATAGATGGGTTTACATTTTCCAGAGAGAATATGCAACTGTGGATCCTGCACTTGTTGAT GTGGTTGGCACAGATGAAGCAACAACTTGCGTAGGCCTTGTCATGAGGAATCAAAAAAGTGGAAT GACATCTGTTGCTCACttggattcaccagatgttgttgaTATGGGCCTATCCCAGATGTTGGCTTTTGTTATCAATCAAAGCTCTGATGCCATGTTGGAT GTTCATCTAATTGGTGGTTTTGATGATGCTTCGCCTGAA CATGTTAATGGTATTACAAAAAGTCACGGAAAGTTGGAGGGCTATTCCTTTCCTTTGTGTGAGAAAATAGTTGACAGCCTGGCAAAGAGTAATATGAAGTTCCAGATTCACACTCTCCACGTTCTCGGGCACAATACAAGACGAGATTCTGAAGGAAATGCATACCCTATCTTCACTGGTTTCCTG GTGGAAACTGCCACTGGGTCTATTCTCCCAGCAAACTTTGACGCAACAACAAGATGTCCTGACGAAGTTGTTAGGAGAATACGAGTGACTGCATCGTTTGAGGACTGCAGTTGGAATGGGAGGTTACTAGAGACATATGATACGCAGGCTGACCAATTTGTGATTGCTCCGTGCACTTG GAGCATGCGCAAGATGCATATTGCCCTCATGCTACAGAATTTGTCTGACCAGGAAATCCTTCTTATGTGTTCCACCTCTCCTTCTGCCGAGGCTCCAGATTTTGTTGATAACCAAAGAAG GCAGTGTGACTATTTAATCCAACACCCAGATTGGAGTGAAACATTCCCTTTCAAAAAGCCACGTATATTTCGAAGGATGGAAGATAAGAGTTGGGTGAGACACCAAACAAAATTTAGCAGCTCATCTTATGCATACGCTGATTAA
- the LOC107838813 gene encoding protein N-terminal asparagine amidohydrolase isoform X4 has protein sequence MIFVGGVSLSTHSSSSSCSQVVGTDEATTCVGLVMRNQKSGMTSVAHLDSPDVVDMGLSQMLAFVINQSSDAMLDVHLIGGFDDASPEHVNGITKSHGKLEGYSFPLCEKIVDSLAKSNMKFQIHTLHVLGHNTRRDSEGNAYPIFTGFLVETATGSILPANFDATTRCPDEVVRRIRVTASFEDCSWNGRLLETYDTQADQFVIAPCTWSMRKMHIALMLQNLSDQEILLMCSTSPSAEAPDFVDNQRRQCDYLIQHPDWSETFPFKKPRIFRRMEDKSWVRHQTKFSSSSYAYAD, from the exons ATGATCTTCGTGGGTGGAGTTTCTTTATCTacacattcttcttcttcttcatgttctCAG GTGGTTGGCACAGATGAAGCAACAACTTGCGTAGGCCTTGTCATGAGGAATCAAAAAAGTGGAAT GACATCTGTTGCTCACttggattcaccagatgttgttgaTATGGGCCTATCCCAGATGTTGGCTTTTGTTATCAATCAAAGCTCTGATGCCATGTTGGAT GTTCATCTAATTGGTGGTTTTGATGATGCTTCGCCTGAA CATGTTAATGGTATTACAAAAAGTCACGGAAAGTTGGAGGGCTATTCCTTTCCTTTGTGTGAGAAAATAGTTGACAGCCTGGCAAAGAGTAATATGAAGTTCCAGATTCACACTCTCCACGTTCTCGGGCACAATACAAGACGAGATTCTGAAGGAAATGCATACCCTATCTTCACTGGTTTCCTG GTGGAAACTGCCACTGGGTCTATTCTCCCAGCAAACTTTGACGCAACAACAAGATGTCCTGACGAAGTTGTTAGGAGAATACGAGTGACTGCATCGTTTGAGGACTGCAGTTGGAATGGGAGGTTACTAGAGACATATGATACGCAGGCTGACCAATTTGTGATTGCTCCGTGCACTTG GAGCATGCGCAAGATGCATATTGCCCTCATGCTACAGAATTTGTCTGACCAGGAAATCCTTCTTATGTGTTCCACCTCTCCTTCTGCCGAGGCTCCAGATTTTGTTGATAACCAAAGAAG GCAGTGTGACTATTTAATCCAACACCCAGATTGGAGTGAAACATTCCCTTTCAAAAAGCCACGTATATTTCGAAGGATGGAAGATAAGAGTTGGGTGAGACACCAAACAAAATTTAGCAGCTCATCTTATGCATACGCTGATTAA
- the LOC107838813 gene encoding protein N-terminal asparagine amidohydrolase isoform X2, with the protein MDLMRHPVLVSASSAFNDVAERRFSASKDSNSSISRHNRWVYIFQREYATVDPALVDVVGTDEATTCVGLVMRNQKSGMTSVAHLDSPDVVDMGLSQMLAFVINQSSDAMLDVHLIGGFDDASPEHVNGITKSHGKLEGYSFPLCEKIVDSLAKSNMKFQIHTLHVLGHNTRRDSEGNAYPIFTGFLVETATGSILPANFDATTRCPDEVVRRIRVTASFEDCSWNGRLLETYDTQADQFVIAPCTWSMRKMHIALMLQNLSDQEILLMCSTSPSAEAPDFVDNQRRQCDYLIQHPDWSETFPFKKPRIFRRMEDKSWVRHQTKFSSSSYAYAD; encoded by the exons ATGGATTTGATGAGGCATCCTGTTCTGGTATCTGCCTCGTCTGCATTTAATGATGTTGCAGAAAGGAGGTTCTCTGCTTCTAAAGACTCTAACTCTAGCATATCGAGACATAATAGATGGGTTTACATTTTCCAGAGAGAATATGCAACTGTGGATCCTGCACTTGTTGAT GTGGTTGGCACAGATGAAGCAACAACTTGCGTAGGCCTTGTCATGAGGAATCAAAAAAGTGGAAT GACATCTGTTGCTCACttggattcaccagatgttgttgaTATGGGCCTATCCCAGATGTTGGCTTTTGTTATCAATCAAAGCTCTGATGCCATGTTGGAT GTTCATCTAATTGGTGGTTTTGATGATGCTTCGCCTGAA CATGTTAATGGTATTACAAAAAGTCACGGAAAGTTGGAGGGCTATTCCTTTCCTTTGTGTGAGAAAATAGTTGACAGCCTGGCAAAGAGTAATATGAAGTTCCAGATTCACACTCTCCACGTTCTCGGGCACAATACAAGACGAGATTCTGAAGGAAATGCATACCCTATCTTCACTGGTTTCCTG GTGGAAACTGCCACTGGGTCTATTCTCCCAGCAAACTTTGACGCAACAACAAGATGTCCTGACGAAGTTGTTAGGAGAATACGAGTGACTGCATCGTTTGAGGACTGCAGTTGGAATGGGAGGTTACTAGAGACATATGATACGCAGGCTGACCAATTTGTGATTGCTCCGTGCACTTG GAGCATGCGCAAGATGCATATTGCCCTCATGCTACAGAATTTGTCTGACCAGGAAATCCTTCTTATGTGTTCCACCTCTCCTTCTGCCGAGGCTCCAGATTTTGTTGATAACCAAAGAAG GCAGTGTGACTATTTAATCCAACACCCAGATTGGAGTGAAACATTCCCTTTCAAAAAGCCACGTATATTTCGAAGGATGGAAGATAAGAGTTGGGTGAGACACCAAACAAAATTTAGCAGCTCATCTTATGCATACGCTGATTAA